A genome region from Rhodopseudomonas boonkerdii includes the following:
- the phnC gene encoding phosphonate ABC transporter ATP-binding protein: MKTVSPADLVPAGPSMDKSKNAITVTDLSKTFEGRMVLDRISCSIPVGKFVVLLGPSGCGKSTLFRCLTRLVEPDSGTVTIRGSEVTALKLKALRALRREVGFVFQQFNLVKRFSAIDNVLTARLAGTPLWRVLLRRFRYDDRQLALACLDSVGLLDQAYQRAERLSGGQQQRVAIARAFAQQTELILADEPISSLDPESSENVLQILQQAARERGFTVLCSLHQVELALRYADHIIALRQGNIFFDGPAEAFTSDLREELYRAA; the protein is encoded by the coding sequence ATGAAGACCGTATCGCCCGCTGATCTTGTTCCTGCCGGGCCGTCGATGGACAAGAGCAAAAACGCGATCACCGTGACGGACCTGAGCAAGACCTTTGAAGGGCGCATGGTGCTGGATCGCATCTCCTGCTCCATTCCCGTCGGAAAGTTTGTTGTCTTGCTGGGGCCATCTGGCTGCGGCAAGTCCACTTTGTTCCGTTGTCTCACGCGCCTTGTAGAACCTGACAGCGGCACTGTGACGATCCGCGGCAGTGAGGTGACTGCGCTGAAACTGAAAGCCCTTAGGGCATTGCGCCGCGAAGTCGGCTTCGTGTTTCAGCAGTTCAATCTGGTCAAGCGCTTCAGCGCAATAGACAATGTTCTGACGGCCCGGCTTGCCGGAACTCCTTTGTGGCGGGTGTTGTTGAGGCGCTTCCGTTACGATGACCGGCAGCTTGCGCTTGCCTGCCTGGACAGCGTGGGTCTTCTCGATCAGGCCTATCAACGGGCCGAGCGGCTTTCCGGCGGTCAACAGCAGCGTGTTGCCATCGCCCGCGCCTTTGCCCAGCAGACAGAATTGATTCTGGCCGACGAACCTATTTCCAGCCTCGATCCGGAATCGTCGGAGAATGTTTTGCAAATTCTCCAGCAAGCCGCGCGCGAGCGGGGTTTCACGGTTCTGTGCAGCCTGCATCAGGTGGAGCTAGCTCTTCGTTATGCGGACCACATCATTGCATTGCGCCAAGGGAACATTTTCTTCGACGGTCCGGCCGAGGCCTTTACCTCCGATCTGCGAGAGGAACTGTATCGTGCCGCATGA
- a CDS encoding molybdopterin-dependent oxidoreductase produces MNGFDIHIDGQAIPAQSGQSLLQAATQGGLDIPHLCASTRVGFPTIGSCRTCLVEVEGEADLVPACRYPAAPGLHIRTDTERTNRVRRLATELLASEMTGQARARQPDSPFMLLLARNGADAERFGSKQETHAPDASHSGIVFDSDACIHCGRCRTGCGDVQVNGVIALAGRGSDLHVAFDSGAAMGKSNCASCGECAQLCPTGAFSLKAAVEIGGRSGVNSSGETVCPFCSVGCRVTLHAADNGTVFTEGADGPANHGRLCVKGRFGFSYLRHPDRLTAPLIRRPNTPKDATQTLSGPEALALFRLASWDEALSVAAEGFARVRSHHGGSSLAVLGSAKASNEDAYLLQKLGRTGFGTSHIDHCTRLCASVPPLAEATGLAAVTAPIEEIEKADVVLMVGSNPDSNHPVAASFMKGALRRGTKLILVDPHIQALSRFATHHFRIAPGTDVTLLSAMTRFVIEEGLYDRNFVNARVEGFEALRARVEPYTLESAARVCQVPEEDIIAAARLFAGASAAMTFWGMGASQHTFGADNIRSVIAFALVCGQVGRPGAGLHPLRGQNNVQGSCDAGLLPNYLPGYRDLEDDTERAIFDALWNIDTPSNLGLSVVEMFDSARGGNIRGVYVMGGNPALANPDLAMTRAALAGLDHLVVQDIFPTETAAFADVIFPAAALAEREGSVTNTDRIVQHIAVALPPPGEARPDWMIVRDLAVRLGLPWQDVTVGSIFDEMANVVPVLKGFSWPFLVRSGHARYPLQSDGASDSLFSDSFAHGSKAIIVPLDATGADEIPDADYPFILMTGRLREHWHTGAMTRRAPVLEALSSEPRAHLHPDDMARLGVKAGDTVEVRTRRGAVCLIVKPDATLQPGVIWMAMSFFEAAANELTMNRLDPTTRVPVYKFCAATVERWMP; encoded by the coding sequence ATGAACGGCTTCGATATCCATATCGATGGGCAGGCGATCCCCGCGCAGTCCGGTCAGAGTCTACTTCAGGCGGCTACGCAGGGCGGGCTGGATATTCCCCATTTGTGTGCATCCACCCGCGTGGGCTTTCCCACGATCGGCAGCTGCCGCACATGCCTCGTCGAGGTGGAGGGCGAGGCGGATCTGGTGCCGGCCTGCCGTTATCCCGCTGCGCCCGGATTGCACATTCGCACCGATACGGAGCGGACTAATCGCGTTCGCCGGCTGGCGACGGAGTTGCTGGCGTCCGAGATGACCGGGCAGGCGCGCGCGCGCCAGCCCGACAGTCCGTTTATGTTGCTCCTTGCGCGCAATGGCGCGGATGCCGAACGCTTTGGGAGCAAGCAGGAAACGCATGCGCCGGATGCAAGCCATTCCGGGATCGTGTTCGACTCCGACGCTTGCATTCATTGCGGCAGATGCCGGACCGGATGCGGCGATGTCCAGGTCAACGGGGTTATCGCGCTGGCGGGTCGGGGCAGCGATCTTCATGTGGCCTTCGATAGCGGCGCGGCCATGGGGAAAAGCAATTGCGCATCGTGTGGCGAGTGTGCGCAGCTTTGTCCAACTGGTGCGTTTTCATTAAAGGCGGCCGTGGAAATCGGCGGGCGTTCTGGCGTTAACTCGTCGGGAGAGACAGTGTGCCCGTTTTGCAGTGTCGGCTGTCGCGTCACGCTTCACGCCGCCGATAACGGCACCGTTTTCACAGAGGGCGCCGATGGCCCCGCGAACCATGGGCGGCTTTGTGTGAAGGGGCGGTTCGGCTTTTCCTATCTGCGCCATCCTGACCGGCTGACGGCTCCTCTCATCCGGCGGCCAAATACGCCCAAAGATGCCACACAAACATTGAGCGGCCCCGAGGCGCTCGCGCTTTTCCGGCTCGCGAGCTGGGACGAAGCGCTCAGCGTGGCGGCTGAGGGCTTCGCCCGCGTGCGAAGCCACCATGGTGGTTCGTCGCTGGCCGTGCTCGGTTCGGCAAAGGCTTCGAACGAAGATGCCTATCTGCTTCAGAAACTCGGGCGCACTGGCTTCGGCACGTCGCATATCGATCATTGCACCCGTCTTTGTGCATCGGTTCCGCCATTGGCCGAGGCGACGGGTCTTGCCGCCGTCACCGCTCCCATTGAGGAGATCGAAAAGGCCGATGTCGTTCTGATGGTCGGTTCAAATCCGGATTCGAACCATCCAGTCGCTGCCTCCTTCATGAAGGGCGCGTTGCGGCGCGGGACCAAGCTGATCCTGGTGGACCCGCATATTCAGGCCCTGTCACGCTTTGCGACCCATCACTTCCGTATCGCTCCCGGAACCGATGTGACGCTGCTTTCAGCGATGACGCGGTTCGTGATTGAAGAAGGGCTTTACGACCGTAACTTTGTCAATGCACGCGTGGAAGGCTTTGAAGCGCTCCGTGCACGTGTTGAGCCATACACATTGGAATCTGCAGCCCGGGTCTGTCAGGTGCCGGAAGAAGACATCATCGCAGCAGCGCGGCTGTTCGCCGGGGCCAGTGCCGCCATGACGTTCTGGGGCATGGGCGCTTCCCAGCACACGTTCGGTGCCGACAACATCCGTTCCGTTATTGCTTTCGCTCTAGTGTGCGGCCAGGTGGGACGGCCTGGAGCGGGACTTCACCCGTTGCGCGGTCAAAACAACGTGCAAGGCTCCTGCGACGCAGGGCTGTTGCCGAACTATCTTCCGGGCTACCGCGATCTGGAAGACGATACCGAGCGCGCCATCTTTGACGCGCTATGGAATATCGATACGCCGTCCAACCTTGGTCTTTCGGTCGTGGAGATGTTTGATTCCGCTCGCGGAGGAAATATCCGGGGGGTATATGTCATGGGCGGGAATCCGGCGCTCGCCAATCCTGATCTTGCGATGACGCGCGCGGCGCTGGCTGGACTCGATCATCTCGTTGTTCAGGACATTTTCCCGACCGAAACGGCAGCCTTCGCGGACGTGATTTTCCCTGCGGCGGCTCTGGCCGAGCGGGAAGGTTCAGTCACCAATACGGATCGCATCGTGCAACACATCGCGGTTGCACTGCCGCCGCCCGGTGAAGCGCGGCCGGATTGGATGATCGTTCGCGATCTTGCCGTGCGTCTCGGATTGCCGTGGCAGGACGTCACTGTGGGCAGCATCTTCGACGAAATGGCGAATGTCGTGCCGGTGCTCAAGGGATTTAGCTGGCCGTTTCTCGTCCGGTCTGGACATGCCCGGTATCCGCTGCAAAGTGATGGAGCGAGTGACAGTCTGTTCAGCGACAGTTTCGCTCATGGCTCGAAAGCCATCATCGTGCCGCTTGATGCGACCGGTGCGGACGAGATACCGGATGCCGACTATCCCTTTATTCTTATGACGGGACGGTTGCGCGAGCATTGGCATACGGGCGCCATGACACGTCGCGCGCCCGTGCTGGAAGCCCTGAGCTCGGAGCCGCGCGCCCATCTGCATCCGGATGACATGGCCCGTCTTGGCGTCAAGGCCGGCGACACGGTTGAGGTGCGGACAAGGCGGGGTGCGGTCTGCCTGATTGTGAAACCGGATGCGACTTTGCAGCCCGGCGTGATCTGGATGGCGATGTCCTTCTTTGAGGCGGCCGCCAATGAACTGACCATGAATCGTCTTGATCCGACGACGCGTGTGCCGGTGTACAAATTCTGCGCGGCAACCGTGGAGCGATGGATGCCATGA
- a CDS encoding LysR family transcriptional regulator, with amino-acid sequence MLNLAQVQTFLAVVDEGGIQAAAQQLNCSQPAVSQQLKKLEEFFGVLLVVRNRSRAIPTRDGELFLPKARSLIAAAERARGVIVNRRLVIHASGNAGTFLAPKLIATFEREINRPEGAELIIGTNREAVDALLAGEADVILTEWNEDHPLIEWQKWRREKLVVIVSPDYPLATHRRVSPEALLDYPMIGGEPGTGTGRALASVLGADASKLKIARQLGSTTAVKEAVKANLGLSIVFAYTVTEEVKAGTLVALELEEADIFKTLFVGIAHESPGTSMARRFAAICTSFI; translated from the coding sequence ATGTTGAATCTGGCCCAAGTTCAGACCTTTCTCGCCGTTGTCGACGAAGGCGGCATTCAGGCGGCTGCCCAGCAGCTCAATTGCTCGCAGCCTGCCGTTTCTCAACAATTGAAAAAGCTTGAGGAGTTTTTTGGCGTCCTTCTGGTGGTACGAAATCGCAGTCGGGCGATACCGACTCGCGACGGTGAACTATTCCTGCCCAAAGCTCGTTCGTTAATCGCCGCAGCCGAGCGCGCACGCGGGGTGATCGTAAACCGCCGCCTCGTCATTCATGCCAGCGGCAATGCCGGCACATTCCTCGCTCCCAAACTCATCGCAACATTCGAGCGTGAGATAAATCGGCCTGAAGGTGCAGAACTCATCATAGGAACAAACCGCGAGGCCGTGGACGCTCTTCTCGCCGGCGAAGCAGACGTGATCCTGACCGAGTGGAATGAGGATCACCCGCTTATCGAATGGCAAAAATGGCGCCGCGAAAAATTGGTGGTGATAGTTTCGCCGGATTATCCGCTCGCAACCCATCGCCGCGTTTCTCCGGAAGCACTTCTCGATTACCCCATGATCGGAGGAGAACCCGGCACCGGCACGGGACGCGCGCTCGCCAGCGTATTGGGCGCTGACGCCAGCAAACTCAAAATTGCCCGCCAACTCGGCAGCACCACAGCCGTCAAGGAAGCCGTGAAAGCCAATCTCGGGCTGTCCATCGTGTTTGCTTATACCGTGACGGAAGAAGTCAAGGCCGGAACGCTTGTGGCGCTGGAACTGGAAGAGGCAGACATTTTCAAGACGCTGTTTGTGGGCATCGCACACGAAAGCCCCGGCACATCGATGGCACGACGCTTCGCTGCCATCTGCACCTCTTTCATTTAA
- the phnE gene encoding phosphonate ABC transporter, permease protein PhnE, protein MSIVGFNKQHYAEPTQSLLGWHTIARAIVFLAVAVFLVACFVSARVDFGKLAEGLPKIASWFTQMFPPDVSDIGRVLRDAFQTLAMATVGTLCALMICIPLVPLAARNTTPNPVLSRLVRSLLGVLRGTEMLVFALIFVAAVGFGPFTGVLAITFNMVGALGKLLTEVIEPADPGPVEAAELTGAGSVRAFRYALLPDVWPNIVSVTLYIWEFNVRASTVLGIVGAGGIGQTLKDSIDLLDFPKLATVLGVILTMVIAIDTLSAYLRRLVLNPETTATRAGTPSRIA, encoded by the coding sequence ATGAGCATCGTCGGTTTTAACAAGCAGCATTATGCGGAGCCGACTCAGTCATTGCTTGGCTGGCACACCATCGCGCGGGCTATCGTTTTCCTGGCCGTCGCAGTGTTCCTGGTTGCATGCTTTGTGTCCGCGCGGGTCGATTTCGGCAAACTCGCCGAGGGTCTGCCCAAGATCGCTTCCTGGTTCACGCAGATGTTTCCGCCGGATGTGAGCGATATTGGCCGCGTGCTGCGAGATGCTTTCCAGACCCTGGCCATGGCAACGGTCGGCACGCTTTGCGCTCTTATGATCTGCATTCCGCTTGTGCCGCTCGCGGCGCGCAATACCACTCCAAATCCTGTTCTGTCACGGCTGGTGCGCAGCCTGTTGGGTGTTTTGCGCGGCACCGAGATGCTGGTCTTCGCGCTGATCTTCGTGGCTGCGGTGGGGTTTGGGCCGTTTACGGGCGTGCTCGCAATCACGTTCAACATGGTCGGTGCGCTCGGCAAATTGCTGACCGAAGTTATTGAGCCTGCTGATCCCGGGCCTGTCGAGGCGGCGGAATTGACCGGCGCCGGATCGGTGCGCGCCTTTCGCTATGCGCTGCTTCCAGATGTGTGGCCCAATATCGTTTCCGTGACACTTTACATCTGGGAGTTCAATGTTCGTGCTTCCACGGTGCTCGGCATCGTCGGTGCGGGCGGCATCGGGCAGACGCTTAAAGATTCGATCGACCTGCTCGATTTTCCTAAGCTGGCGACGGTGCTGGGCGTCATCCTGACGATGGTCATCGCCATCGATACCTTGAGCGCGTACCTGCGCCGTCTCGTTCTCAATCCCGAAACGACTGCAACTCGCGCCGGTACGCCCTCGCGTATCGCTTAG
- a CDS encoding substrate-binding domain-containing protein: protein MSRGDALVVSGLVATPLPADIQTYTIYTIGTAASSKDIAATKDLIAYLSSPALKQAWAAQGFGTR, encoded by the coding sequence ATGAGCCGCGGCGACGCTCTGGTCGTGAGCGGTCTTGTTGCCACGCCGCTGCCGGCCGACATTCAGACCTACACGATCTATACGATCGGAACTGCCGCAAGCAGCAAAGACATCGCAGCCACAAAAGATCTTATCGCCTATCTTTCTTCGCCAGCGTTGAAACAGGCGTGGGCTGCCCAAGGTTTCGGAACACGATAG
- a CDS encoding NADH-ubiquinone oxidoreductase-F iron-sulfur binding region domain-containing protein — MPHESEALHLEEVEAAAITESLARGASRERLLEILLEVRDVKGGLGISEQGLLRVAERLRLFPSEAYEVATAFPAVNYMASVPYALHACGDLVCSLLHGEGSGHGVCRNRCDGARSAPNPRSFSAYRFAGGYQILDRLSRDLQEVPRLMESIATYRAIGRAGVGFPVVEKWRQVMRRGAVPVVIVNGDEGELAVFKDRFILENDPHGVIEAALVAARVTGADKIFFYIRDDYKPIHVILRKAIADVVSAGLASGIAIELRRSGGAYICGEETALIASLEGRPPRPAERPPFPTTRGYFGRPTLVHNVETFFRLRSVWGSAPEPDLPVSDLLAAEVTLFSVSGRVRNPGPKPVRGLSRLIDLVDIAGGLTEGVELGGMVVGGSSGTLLPAADCRRPLDELLSGRLRLGTGGIVVFGTGDDMRGVASKMAGYLARESCGQCGPCRVGTAKAAQALNAPGRLDVPLINDLSVVMSEASICALGRNAGRFLGRLPSLLETCDS; from the coding sequence GTGCCGCATGAGTCTGAAGCCCTTCATCTGGAAGAGGTTGAAGCAGCAGCGATCACGGAGTCACTCGCGCGCGGCGCAAGCCGGGAGCGGCTTCTTGAAATCTTGCTTGAAGTCCGTGACGTCAAGGGCGGCCTCGGCATTTCGGAGCAGGGACTGCTTCGTGTCGCGGAGCGTCTCCGCCTGTTTCCATCCGAAGCCTATGAAGTGGCGACGGCCTTTCCGGCTGTGAACTATATGGCTTCCGTTCCTTATGCGCTTCATGCGTGCGGCGATCTTGTTTGTTCACTGCTGCATGGAGAAGGTTCGGGGCACGGCGTCTGCCGCAACAGGTGCGATGGAGCAAGGTCCGCGCCAAATCCGCGCAGCTTTTCTGCCTATCGGTTTGCGGGAGGATATCAAATACTCGATCGCCTCAGCCGAGATTTGCAGGAGGTGCCGCGCCTCATGGAGAGCATCGCCACATATCGCGCGATCGGCCGGGCTGGCGTCGGCTTTCCGGTGGTTGAGAAGTGGCGCCAAGTGATGAGACGCGGCGCAGTTCCGGTCGTCATCGTCAACGGCGATGAAGGCGAGCTTGCCGTCTTCAAGGATCGCTTCATTCTCGAAAACGATCCGCATGGCGTCATTGAAGCCGCGCTCGTCGCGGCGCGGGTGACAGGCGCGGACAAAATCTTTTTCTATATCCGGGACGACTACAAGCCCATTCATGTCATTCTGCGGAAGGCCATCGCGGATGTGGTGTCGGCGGGGCTCGCCAGCGGCATCGCCATTGAATTGAGGCGAAGCGGCGGGGCGTATATTTGCGGTGAAGAAACCGCGCTGATTGCAAGCCTTGAGGGCCGTCCGCCGAGGCCAGCGGAGCGGCCACCGTTTCCGACCACGCGCGGTTATTTCGGGCGCCCGACGCTCGTGCACAACGTCGAAACGTTCTTCCGGTTGAGGTCTGTCTGGGGCAGTGCGCCGGAGCCCGATCTGCCCGTGTCTGACCTGCTGGCCGCGGAGGTAACGCTTTTCAGTGTATCGGGGCGGGTCCGGAATCCGGGGCCAAAGCCGGTGCGCGGCCTTTCGCGGCTCATCGATCTTGTAGACATTGCAGGCGGCTTGACGGAGGGAGTCGAGCTTGGCGGCATGGTGGTAGGCGGGTCTTCTGGAACGTTGCTTCCCGCCGCCGATTGCCGGCGTCCGCTGGACGAGCTTCTGAGCGGCAGACTGCGGCTCGGCACCGGCGGCATTGTCGTCTTTGGAACTGGCGACGACATGCGGGGCGTTGCCTCGAAGATGGCGGGTTATCTCGCCCGCGAAAGCTGCGGGCAATGCGGCCCTTGCCGTGTGGGAACGGCCAAGGCCGCGCAAGCTCTCAACGCGCCCGGACGTCTCGATGTGCCGCTTATCAATGATCTTTCCGTCGTGATGAGCGAAGCATCCATCTGCGCGCTCGGCCGCAATGCGGGCCGGTTCCTGGGCCGCTTGCCTTCTCTTCTGGAGACATGCGATTCATGA
- a CDS encoding phosphate/phosphite/phosphonate ABC transporter substrate-binding protein, which translates to MITRRRFGAVAASALSLPFIANAAQGQAMRDGKLHLRFAIAPVRPTPATTIKEFEPMFRYLAEQLGATYELVSPESWAAISVAMSNGHLDVGWLGPWGYVLANKHAGTEVIATAKYNGKPSYHAIIEGRPGLPIKDFPKDAKGMKLSLSDQGNTSGWLIPYAFFVKNGVDPREFFQLREGATFGNNVSMIQQSLIDLGSNMDRGRNGMIEAGEMDPKKVVVYWTSQELPNDAICVPKGFDPALKVKIRDILTSLSEEKAQSMMGSGYNGFVPAVHKDYATIEEAGVLTGKLKS; encoded by the coding sequence ATGATTACACGTCGTCGCTTTGGGGCGGTCGCCGCTTCCGCGCTTTCGCTGCCGTTCATCGCCAATGCCGCGCAAGGGCAGGCGATGCGCGATGGCAAGCTTCATCTTCGTTTCGCAATTGCTCCGGTGCGGCCGACTCCGGCAACCACCATCAAGGAATTCGAGCCGATGTTTCGCTATCTTGCGGAGCAACTCGGGGCCACTTACGAACTGGTCAGCCCTGAGAGCTGGGCCGCTATCTCCGTCGCGATGAGTAACGGCCATTTGGATGTGGGCTGGCTGGGGCCGTGGGGCTATGTGCTTGCCAACAAGCATGCCGGCACCGAGGTCATCGCAACGGCGAAATACAATGGCAAGCCGTCCTATCACGCGATTATCGAGGGGCGCCCCGGTTTGCCCATCAAGGATTTTCCGAAGGATGCGAAGGGCATGAAGTTGTCCCTGAGCGATCAGGGCAATACGTCCGGCTGGCTCATCCCTTATGCATTCTTCGTCAAGAACGGCGTCGATCCGCGCGAATTCTTCCAGCTGCGCGAGGGAGCGACCTTCGGCAACAACGTTTCCATGATTCAGCAGAGTCTCATCGATCTCGGCTCGAATATGGATCGCGGCCGTAACGGCATGATCGAAGCTGGCGAAATGGACCCGAAAAAAGTCGTAGTCTATTGGACGTCGCAAGAACTGCCGAATGATGCCATCTGTGTGCCCAAGGGCTTTGATCCGGCGCTCAAGGTCAAGATTCGCGACATCCTGACCTCTCTCTCCGAAGAAAAAGCCCAGTCTATGATGGGCAGCGGCTATAACGGCTTCGTTCCGGCCGTGCACAAGGACTATGCGACTATCGAGGAAGCAGGCGTCCTGACGGGCAAGCTGAAATCCTGA
- a CDS encoding phosphonate dehydrogenase: MTRKTLVTNWVHPEVLDLLRTRGDVDANLTREPWPQAEIIRRAADADAIMTFMTDTIDNAFLDACPNLKVVACALKGADNFDIEACKARGVEVAVVQDLLTAPTAELAIGLMITLARKILSGDRVIREKPFAGWRPILYGLGLDGSNVGIVGMGAVGQAVAHRLWPFRCRMSYTDQTPLSPTNEDRLGLIRRNLSDILANSDYLVLTLPLTASSQHLINAASLSALKPGALLINPARGSLVDEAAVADALEQGTLGGYAADVFETEDWARPDRPSGIEPRLLSHQNTVFTPHIGSAVDNVRRDIALDAARDILRHLDGLPMRGRLF, translated from the coding sequence ATGACCCGCAAGACCCTTGTCACCAACTGGGTCCACCCTGAAGTACTCGATCTGCTCAGGACCCGAGGCGATGTCGACGCCAACTTAACGCGTGAACCATGGCCGCAGGCAGAGATTATCCGCCGCGCCGCAGATGCCGACGCGATCATGACCTTCATGACAGACACCATCGATAACGCCTTCCTTGATGCTTGCCCCAATCTCAAGGTGGTGGCGTGCGCACTCAAAGGAGCGGACAATTTCGATATCGAGGCCTGCAAGGCTCGGGGCGTCGAGGTCGCTGTCGTGCAAGACTTGCTGACCGCTCCCACGGCCGAGCTTGCCATCGGCCTCATGATCACACTTGCCCGCAAGATTCTTTCAGGGGACCGGGTCATCCGCGAAAAGCCATTCGCCGGCTGGCGACCGATACTCTACGGACTGGGTCTTGACGGCTCTAATGTCGGAATCGTCGGCATGGGGGCAGTGGGCCAGGCTGTCGCTCACCGCCTGTGGCCGTTCCGCTGCCGCATGTCCTATACCGACCAAACTCCTCTCTCGCCCACCAATGAAGATCGGCTGGGGCTGATACGGCGAAACTTATCGGATATTCTTGCCAACAGCGACTATCTGGTGCTCACACTGCCGCTCACGGCTTCGTCTCAACATCTGATCAATGCCGCCAGTTTGTCCGCCTTGAAACCGGGAGCGCTTCTCATCAATCCGGCTCGCGGCTCGTTAGTCGATGAAGCAGCCGTAGCCGACGCGCTGGAACAAGGCACGCTCGGCGGCTACGCCGCAGACGTGTTTGAAACCGAAGACTGGGCCCGGCCCGATCGGCCATCCGGTATCGAACCGCGCCTGCTTTCGCACCAAAACACTGTCTTTACACCTCATATCGGTTCGGCAGTCGACAATGTACGACGCGACATCGCTCTGGATGCCGCTCGCGATATTCTGCGTCACTTGGATGGCCTACCTATGAGAGGACGGCTCTTCTAG
- a CDS encoding IS110 family transposase: MPVMTVGLDLAKHVFQIHAIDETGGVVARKKLRRSEVLEFFQALSPCLIGMVACGSAHHWGRELTALGHDVRLMPAAYVKPYIKRGKNDAVDAEAICEAVTRPTMRFVEIKSAEQQSGLMLHRTRELLVRQRTALINSLRGQLGEFGLIAPKGVWSIPDLHALAKNATSAILPDAVRGCVELIMGQIDDLQTRIRTIEKAIRVQVRASEVSQRLKTIPGIGVITASALTATIGDIKAFKSGRHLAAWIGLVPRQSGSGGKVHMGSISKKGDAYLRKLLVLGATAVIRYCRNKPELAGWINALLQRRPARVVTIAVANKMARIAWAIMSRGETFRQAASAIA; encoded by the coding sequence ATGCCCGTTATGACAGTCGGTCTTGATCTTGCAAAACACGTTTTCCAGATTCATGCGATCGACGAAACTGGTGGAGTCGTCGCCCGTAAAAAGCTTCGCCGCTCGGAAGTGCTCGAATTCTTCCAGGCGCTGTCACCCTGCTTGATCGGCATGGTGGCCTGCGGTAGCGCTCATCATTGGGGCCGGGAGCTGACCGCGCTCGGCCACGACGTTCGGCTGATGCCGGCGGCCTACGTCAAGCCTTACATCAAACGAGGCAAGAACGACGCGGTCGACGCGGAGGCAATCTGCGAGGCGGTCACCCGACCGACGATGCGATTTGTCGAGATCAAGAGCGCTGAGCAGCAATCTGGCTTGATGCTGCACCGGACACGCGAGCTGCTGGTCCGGCAAAGGACCGCATTGATCAACTCGCTTCGCGGCCAGCTTGGCGAATTTGGATTGATCGCGCCGAAGGGCGTCTGGAGCATCCCCGACTTGCATGCGCTCGCCAAAAACGCGACCTCTGCCATCCTACCCGACGCGGTTCGCGGATGCGTCGAGCTGATCATGGGCCAGATCGACGATCTGCAGACGCGCATCCGGACCATCGAGAAGGCTATCCGCGTTCAAGTTCGCGCCAGCGAGGTTAGCCAGCGGCTGAAGACAATACCCGGCATCGGAGTAATCACGGCTTCCGCTCTCACCGCCACTATTGGCGACATCAAGGCCTTCAAGTCTGGGCGGCATCTAGCAGCTTGGATCGGTCTCGTGCCACGACAGTCCGGATCGGGCGGCAAGGTCCACATGGGCAGCATTTCGAAGAAAGGGGACGCCTATCTGCGCAAGCTACTCGTCCTCGGCGCCACCGCGGTGATCCGTTATTGTCGCAACAAGCCCGAGCTTGCCGGCTGGATTAACGCGCTGCTCCAGCGACGCCCCGCGCGTGTGGTGACGATCGCGGTGGCCAACAAGATGGCGCGGATTGCGTGGGCGATCATGAGCCGTGGCGAAACATTCCGCCAGGCGGCGTCTGCGATCGCCTGA